The proteins below come from a single Columba livia isolate bColLiv1 breed racing homer chromosome 28, bColLiv1.pat.W.v2, whole genome shotgun sequence genomic window:
- the ARNT gene encoding aryl hydrocarbon receptor nuclear translocator isoform X6 produces the protein MPSDKERFARENHSEIERRRRNKMTAYITELSDMVPTCSALARKPDKLTILRMAVSHMKSLRGTGNTSTDGTYKPSFLTDQELKHLILEAADGFLFIVSCETGRVVYVSDSVTPVLNQPQSEWFGSTLYDQVHPDDVGKLREQLSTSENALTEGTKPWCLPNKDPAAPPENAPKGRILDLKTGTVKKEGQQSMRMCMGSRRSFICRMRCGNSSVDPVSVNRLSFMRNRCRNGLGAAKDGEPHYVVVHCTGYIKAWPPAGVSLPDDDPDAGQGSKFCLVAIGRLQVTSSPNCTDMNNVCQPTEFISRHNTEGIFTFIDHRCVATVGYQPQELLGKDIVDFCHPEDQQLLRDSFQQVVKLKGQVLSVMFRFRSKNREWLWMRTSSFTFQNPYSDEIEYIICTNTNVKNSSQESRPALSGSLPRPPLGQAVNLPLELPPRQQAQPELEAVPGREGLAGYDHSQVPVQPVSAAGPEHSKPLEKPENLFNQERDPRFGEIYSSIGTENKTLPASSGPASQPLFPPGNSFTAARPADGFRSGSMVPPVSIVQQPPSSAGRILAQISRHASPAQPGGTGWAAGTRPPFTPQQVTSQTVKTRPPSFSMGTFQGSTSSFSAMTAPSSTASPTGAAFPSLAGRGTGFSAEAAAPGAFPAREAVGMWPQWQGQHHGPAGAEQHVPPQSSQPEVFPDMLTMLGDQGPNYNNEEFPELNIFPSFSE, from the exons ATGCCGAGCGACAAGGAGAGATTTGCCAG GGAAAACCACAGCGAGAtcgagcggcggcggcggaacAAGATGACGGCGTACATCACGGAGCTGTCGGACATGGTGCCCACCTGCAGCGCCCTGGCGCGCAAGCCGGACAAGCTCACCATCCTGCGCATGGCCGTGTCGCACATGAAGTCCCTGCGCGGCACAGGCAACACCTCCACCGACGGCACCTACAAACCCTCCTTCCTCACCGACCAG GAGCTCAAGCACCTGATCCTGGAGGCGGCCGACGGCTTCCTGTTCATCGTGTCCTGCGAGACCGGGCGGGTGGTGTACGTGTCCGACTCGGTGACCCCCGTGCTGAACCAGCCGCAGTCCGAGTGGTTCGGCAGCACCCTGTACGACCAGGTGCACCCCGACGACGTGGGCAAGCTGAGGGAGCAGCTCTCCACCTCCGAGAACGCCCTCACAG AAGGAACCAAACCCTGGTGCCTTCCTAACAAGGATCCTGCAGCCCCCCCCGAGAATGCGCCTAAAG GTCGCATCCTGGATCTGAAGACGGGGACCgtgaagaaggaggggcagCAGTCCATGAGGATGTGCATGGGCTCCCGAAGGTCCTTCATCTGCCGAATGAG GTGCGGCAACAGCTCCGTGGATCCGGTGTCGGTGAACCGCCTCAGCTTCATGAGGAATCGCTGCAG GAATGGTTTAGGTGCAGCGAAAGACGGCGAACCTCACTACGTTGTGGTGCACTGCACGGGTTACATCAAAGCCTGGCCCCCCGCAG GTGTCTCGCTGCCCGACGACGACCCGGACGCCGGGCAGGGCAGCAAGTTCTGCCTGGTGGCCATCGGGAGGCTGCAG GTCACGAGCTCGCCCAACTGCACAGACATGAACAACgtttgccagcccacagaatTCATCTCCCGACACAACACCGAGGGCATTTTCACCTTCATCGACCACCGCTGCGTGGCCACGGTCGGCTACCAGCCGCAG GAGCTTCTGGGCAAGGACATCGTGGATTTCTGCCACCCCGAggaccagcagctgctgcgcgACAGCTTCCAGCAG GTGGTGAAGTTAAAAGGCCAGGTCCTGTCGGTCATGTTCCGATTCCGATCCAAAAACCGGGAGTGGCTCTGGATGAGAACCAGCTCCTTCACCTTCCAGAACCCCTACTCGGATGAGATCGAGTACATCATCTGCACCAACACCAACGTCAA GAACTCGAGCCAGGAGTCGCGTCCCGCGCTGTCCGGCTCGCTGCCGCGGCCCCCGCTGGGCCAGGCCGTGAACCTGCCCCTGGAGCTGCCCCCCAG GCAGCAGGCGCAGCCGGAGCTGGAGGCcgtgccgggcagggagggcctGGCCGGGTACGACCACTCGCAG GTTCCCGTGCAGCCGGTGAGCGCTGCCGGCCCGGAGCACAGCAAACCCTTGGAGAAACCGGAAAACCTCTTTAACCAGGAGCGGGACCCGCGGTTCGGCGAGATCTACAGCAGTATCGGCACAG AGAACAAAACCCTTCCGGCCAGCAGCGGCCCCGCCAGCCAGCCGCTCTTCCCGCCGGGAAACAGCTTCACCGCGGCGCGGCCCGCCGACGGCTTCAG GAGCGGCAGCATGGTTCCCCCGGTGAGCATCGTCCAGCAGCCGCCGTCCTCGGCCGGCCGCATCCTGGCGCAGATCTCGCGCCACgccagcccggcacagcccggcgGGACCGGCTGGGCCGCGGGGACACGGCCACCCTTCACCCCCCAG CAAGTGACGTCCCAGACGGTGAAGACTCGTCCCCCGTCCTTCAGCATGGGGACATTCCAGGGCAGCACGTCGTCCTTCAGCGCCATGACGGCACCGAGCTCCACGGCGTCGCCCACGGGGGCCGCGTTCCCCAGCCTCGCCGGCCGTGGCACCGGCTTCA GcgcggaggcggcggcgccgggcgcGTTCCCGGCACGGGAGGCCGTGGGGATGTGGCCGCAGTGGCAGGGCCAGCACCACGGCCCCGCGGGCGCCGAGCAGCACGTCCCGCCGCAGAGCAGCCAGCCCGAGGTCTTCCCG GACATGCTGACGATGCTGGGAGACCAGGGGCCCAACTACAACAACGAGGAGTTCCCGGAGCTCAACATCTTCCCTTCGTTCTCGGAGTAG
- the ARNT gene encoding aryl hydrocarbon receptor nuclear translocator isoform X5 yields the protein MPSDKERFARSDDEQSSADKERLARENHSEIERRRRNKMTAYITELSDMVPTCSALARKPDKLTILRMAVSHMKSLRGTGNTSTDGTYKPSFLTDQELKHLILEAADGFLFIVSCETGRVVYVSDSVTPVLNQPQSEWFGSTLYDQVHPDDVGKLREQLSTSENALTEGTKPWCLPNKDPAAPPENAPKGRILDLKTGTVKKEGQQSMRMCMGSRRSFICRMRCGNSSVDPVSVNRLSFMRNRCRNGLGAAKDGEPHYVVVHCTGYIKAWPPAGVSLPDDDPDAGQGSKFCLVAIGRLQVTSSPNCTDMNNVCQPTEFISRHNTEGIFTFIDHRCVATVGYQPQELLGKDIVDFCHPEDQQLLRDSFQQVVKLKGQVLSVMFRFRSKNREWLWMRTSSFTFQNPYSDEIEYIICTNTNVKNSSQESRPALSGSLPRPPLGQAVNLPLELPPRQQAQPELEAVPGREGLAGYDHSQVPVQPVSAAGPEHSKPLEKPENLFNQERDPRFGEIYSSIGTENKTLPASSGPASQPLFPPGNSFTAARPADGFRSGSMVPPVSIVQQPPSSAGRILAQISRHASPAQPGGTGWAAGTRPPFTPQQVTSQTVKTRPPSFSMGTFQGSTSSFSAMTAPSSTASPTGAAFPSLAGRGTGFSAEAAAPGAFPAREAVGMWPQWQGQHHGPAGAEQHVPPQSSQPEVFPDMLTMLGDQGPNYNNEEFPELNIFPSFSE from the exons ATGCCGAGCGACAAGGAGAGATTTGCCAG GTCTGATGATGAGCAGAGTTCAGCGGATAAGGAGAGACTTGCCAG GGAAAACCACAGCGAGAtcgagcggcggcggcggaacAAGATGACGGCGTACATCACGGAGCTGTCGGACATGGTGCCCACCTGCAGCGCCCTGGCGCGCAAGCCGGACAAGCTCACCATCCTGCGCATGGCCGTGTCGCACATGAAGTCCCTGCGCGGCACAGGCAACACCTCCACCGACGGCACCTACAAACCCTCCTTCCTCACCGACCAG GAGCTCAAGCACCTGATCCTGGAGGCGGCCGACGGCTTCCTGTTCATCGTGTCCTGCGAGACCGGGCGGGTGGTGTACGTGTCCGACTCGGTGACCCCCGTGCTGAACCAGCCGCAGTCCGAGTGGTTCGGCAGCACCCTGTACGACCAGGTGCACCCCGACGACGTGGGCAAGCTGAGGGAGCAGCTCTCCACCTCCGAGAACGCCCTCACAG AAGGAACCAAACCCTGGTGCCTTCCTAACAAGGATCCTGCAGCCCCCCCCGAGAATGCGCCTAAAG GTCGCATCCTGGATCTGAAGACGGGGACCgtgaagaaggaggggcagCAGTCCATGAGGATGTGCATGGGCTCCCGAAGGTCCTTCATCTGCCGAATGAG GTGCGGCAACAGCTCCGTGGATCCGGTGTCGGTGAACCGCCTCAGCTTCATGAGGAATCGCTGCAG GAATGGTTTAGGTGCAGCGAAAGACGGCGAACCTCACTACGTTGTGGTGCACTGCACGGGTTACATCAAAGCCTGGCCCCCCGCAG GTGTCTCGCTGCCCGACGACGACCCGGACGCCGGGCAGGGCAGCAAGTTCTGCCTGGTGGCCATCGGGAGGCTGCAG GTCACGAGCTCGCCCAACTGCACAGACATGAACAACgtttgccagcccacagaatTCATCTCCCGACACAACACCGAGGGCATTTTCACCTTCATCGACCACCGCTGCGTGGCCACGGTCGGCTACCAGCCGCAG GAGCTTCTGGGCAAGGACATCGTGGATTTCTGCCACCCCGAggaccagcagctgctgcgcgACAGCTTCCAGCAG GTGGTGAAGTTAAAAGGCCAGGTCCTGTCGGTCATGTTCCGATTCCGATCCAAAAACCGGGAGTGGCTCTGGATGAGAACCAGCTCCTTCACCTTCCAGAACCCCTACTCGGATGAGATCGAGTACATCATCTGCACCAACACCAACGTCAA GAACTCGAGCCAGGAGTCGCGTCCCGCGCTGTCCGGCTCGCTGCCGCGGCCCCCGCTGGGCCAGGCCGTGAACCTGCCCCTGGAGCTGCCCCCCAG GCAGCAGGCGCAGCCGGAGCTGGAGGCcgtgccgggcagggagggcctGGCCGGGTACGACCACTCGCAG GTTCCCGTGCAGCCGGTGAGCGCTGCCGGCCCGGAGCACAGCAAACCCTTGGAGAAACCGGAAAACCTCTTTAACCAGGAGCGGGACCCGCGGTTCGGCGAGATCTACAGCAGTATCGGCACAG AGAACAAAACCCTTCCGGCCAGCAGCGGCCCCGCCAGCCAGCCGCTCTTCCCGCCGGGAAACAGCTTCACCGCGGCGCGGCCCGCCGACGGCTTCAG GAGCGGCAGCATGGTTCCCCCGGTGAGCATCGTCCAGCAGCCGCCGTCCTCGGCCGGCCGCATCCTGGCGCAGATCTCGCGCCACgccagcccggcacagcccggcgGGACCGGCTGGGCCGCGGGGACACGGCCACCCTTCACCCCCCAG CAAGTGACGTCCCAGACGGTGAAGACTCGTCCCCCGTCCTTCAGCATGGGGACATTCCAGGGCAGCACGTCGTCCTTCAGCGCCATGACGGCACCGAGCTCCACGGCGTCGCCCACGGGGGCCGCGTTCCCCAGCCTCGCCGGCCGTGGCACCGGCTTCA GcgcggaggcggcggcgccgggcgcGTTCCCGGCACGGGAGGCCGTGGGGATGTGGCCGCAGTGGCAGGGCCAGCACCACGGCCCCGCGGGCGCCGAGCAGCACGTCCCGCCGCAGAGCAGCCAGCCCGAGGTCTTCCCG GACATGCTGACGATGCTGGGAGACCAGGGGCCCAACTACAACAACGAGGAGTTCCCGGAGCTCAACATCTTCCCTTCGTTCTCGGAGTAG